A single genomic interval of Corylus avellana chromosome ca10, CavTom2PMs-1.0 harbors:
- the LOC132164543 gene encoding spermidine coumaroyl-CoA acyltransferase-like, whose amino-acid sequence MENHHNTPLLLDRKDVVLVKPSKPTPSGVLSLSSIDNSPTHECLCQTVHVFRSKVDTSSSMSGQADPACVIKEALSQALVYYYPLAGKLNKCSDGKLQINCTADGVPFLEATANNSQLSSLHYLDGIDVEVDKQFVFNFPSKDDSGYHPLFLQVTKFSCGGFTIGMSLSHSVCDGSGAAQFFRALAELASGKSEPSVKPVWERERLMGRAPASEPLQFPSLAISPYLPTTDILHACFYVSSESIKTLKTSLIEEHCGTNESFTTVEVLGAYVWRSRFRALKLNPDQKTLFSMAVGIRNRLNSPPLPDGYYGNAFVSATVVLMGGELNEEPLSKVAKLIKESKKVASDKEYIMNSLGIFEQFREHNIKIEASGGSMVLTDWRQLGFLLEEEVAVGAINVNFVAVPVNLFGHVDLCLFLPPSKVDDPSRKGGVRVLVSLPRAAMAKFEEEMDALCKLGDDGSLCKL is encoded by the exons ATGGAAAACCACCATAATACACCCTTATTACTTGATAGGAAGGATGTTGTGCTTGTAAAACCCTCAAAACCCACACCTTCAggtgttctttctctttctagcATAGACAACAGCCCCACCCATGAGTGTCTTTGCCAAACAGTTCATGTGTTCCGATCAAAAGTTGACACATCAAGTAGCATGAGCGGGCAGGCAGATCCAGCATGCGTGATCAAAGAAGCCCTCTCCCAGGCTCTGGTTTATTACTATCCTCTGGCTGGCAAGCTAAATAAATGCAGTGATGGAAAACTTCAAATAAATTGCACTGCAGATGGAGTGCCATTCTTAGAGGCAACTGCCAATAATTCCCAACTCTCTTCCCTCCATTATCTAGATGGGATTGATGTTGAAGTAGACAAACAGTTTGTCTTCAACTTCCCATCCAAAGATGACTCAG GTTATCACCCTCTGTTCTTGCAAGTGACCAAATTTTCATGTGGGGGTTTCACAATTGGGATGAGCTTATCACACTCCGTATGTGACGGGTCCGGAGCGGCGCAGTTCTTCCGAGCCCTGGCTGAGCTTGCAAGCGGAAAGAGCGAGCCCTCGGTGAAGCCTGTGTGGGAGAGGGAGAGGCTGATGGGAAGAGCACCTGCAAGCGAGCCTCTCCAGTTTCCTTCTTTAGCAATTTCACCATATTTGCCAACGACAGACATCctgcatgcatgcttttacgTAAGCAGTGAAAGTATAAAGACACTGAAAACGAGTTTGATTGAGGAACATTGTGGGACTAATGAAAGTTTCACAACTGTCGAGGTTCTTGGTGCCTATGTTTGGAGATCAAGGTTTAGAGCTCTGAAATTAAACCCAGATCAGAAAACTCTTTTCAGCATGGCTGTGGGGATAAGGAACCGATTGAATTCACCGCCTTTGCCAGATGGGTATTATGGGAATGCTTTTGTGTCCGCAACTGTTGTGTTAATGGGAGGGGAACTTAATGAAGAACCACTCTCGAAGGTGGCGAAGCTTataaaagaaagcaagaaagtTGCTTCCGACAAGGAATACATAATGAACTCATTAGGCATTTTTGAGCAATTTAGAGAGCacaatataaaaattgaagctaGTGGTGGATCCATGGTTTTGACAGATTGGAGGCAACTGGGTTTCTTGCTGGAGGAAGAAGTAGCTGTCGGAGCCATTAATGTGAACTTTGTCGCCGTGCCGGTGAACCTATTTGGGCACGTGGATTTGTGTCTGTTCTTGCCTCCTAGCAAGGTGGATGATCCGTCGAGGAAAGGTGGGGTTAGGGTACTTGTTTCCCTTCCTAGAGCTGCCATGGCCAAGTTCGAAGAAGAGATGGATGCTCTGTGCAAGCTTGGCGATGATGGCTCTCTCTGCAAGCTCTAA